One Mercurialis annua linkage group LG3, ddMerAnnu1.2, whole genome shotgun sequence DNA window includes the following coding sequences:
- the LOC130015333 gene encoding pEARLI1-like lipid transfer protein 3, with protein sequence MALRIIASGVLLISLNLLFFTLVSSTYASDYTSTPTSSTPKLKEYTPDYTSNPSSTTPEQKDYTPDYTSKPSSTAPEQKDYTPEYNSKPSSATPEPTNYAPDYSSHSSSETSEPINYAPDYTNNPSSATPEPTNYAPDYSSHSSSETPEPINYAPAYTNNPSSATPKPMDYAPDYSSNPSSTSPESMDYTPDYSSNSYAKPAKCPKDTLKLGVCVNLLKGLLGVTVGTPPHAPCCSLIGDLVDIEAAVCLCTTIKASLLGIDLTLPIDLSLLLNYCGKQLPKGFQCS encoded by the coding sequence atggcTTTAAGAATTATAGCTTCTGGGGTACTTCTCATATCTCTTAATCTTCTTTTCTTTACTTTGGTTAGCTCTACCTATGCATCCGACTACACTAGCACTCCAACATCATCAACACCAAAGCTAAAAGAGTATACACCCGATTACACTAGTAACCCATCATCAACAACACCCGAGCAAAAAGACTATACACCTGACTACACTAGCAAAccatcatcaacagctcccgaACAAAAAGACTATACACCTGAATATAATAGCAAGCCATCATCAGCAACACCAGAGCCAACAAATTATGCACCTGACTACTCTAGCCACTCATCATCAGAAACCTCAGAACCAATAAACTATGCACCTGACTACACTAACAACCCGTCATCAGCAACACCAGAGCCAACAAATTATGCACCTGACTACTCTAGCCACTCATCATCAGAAACCCCAGAACCAATAAACTATGCACCTGCCTACACTAACAACCCGTCATCAGCAACACCAAAACCAATGGACTATGCACCTGACTACTCAAGCAACCCATCGTCAACATCGCCAGAGTCGATGGACTACACACCTGATTACTCCAGCAATTCATATGCTAAACCTGCCAAGTGTCCAAAGGATACTCTTAAACTAGGTGTATGTGTCAACTTATTGAAAGGTTTGTTAGGTGTTACAGTAGGTACACCACCACATGCTCCTTGTTGCAGCCTTATCGGTGATCTTGTTGATATTGAAGCCGCTGTTTGCCTTTGCACAACGATTAAAGCTAGTCTCTTGGGCATTGACTTGACTCTTCCTATCGACCTTAGCTTATTGCTCAACTACTGTGGTAAACAATTGCCAAAAGGATTCCAGTGTTCCTAA